The following DNA comes from Calditrichota bacterium.
AATGGACGGCTGCTGGATGGACGGGGTGCTCTATGCCAACCAGCACGGGCAGATGTTCCTGCACCGCTGGGATGCAAATGGCAACAACCTCGGCAACTTCAACGTCGGCTTCCAGTTCTACGGCGTAGCCGCGGATCAGGAGAACCGCCGGATGTTCTTCCGCGAGCAGGTCGGTCCGAACTACGACATCCGGGTGCACCAGGTTGACGACAACGGCAATCTGGGGCAGCGGATCGGCTCGATCAGCAACTGGATTCCGATGATGGAGAACAACTTCATCCCCTACCAGATCGAGTGGGTCTTCAAGCATCCGGAGGGACAGTTGTGGGCCAGCAACGGCAATATGCGGTTGAACCAGATCCAGATCAATGAGGATAACTGGCAGGCGGTGCGCCGGGTGGTGTCGTTCCCCAACGGCGGAGCGAACCAGGCTTACGACGCAGTGGTGCACGACGGCCACCACCTCTGGCAGGGCGGCTTCGCGCTGAACAACTTCCGCATTTACGAGGACGGCGTTACGGAAGTCTATTGGCTCGGTTACGATCCCAAGGAAGGTTCGATCGAAGCCGGCGGCGATGTCAACGTCATCGTCACCCTGAATGCGGTCGGCGCACTCGACGGGCGCCACGAAGCGGTGATGAACATCCGGTCCAATGACCCCGACGACGGAGTCGTCCAGGTCTCGGTGATCCTTGATGTCAGCGGCGCTTCGGACATCGAACTCGAGTGGGCTATCGGACAGGATGCGAACCTTATCGACTTCAACCGTTACCACCGCGATCTCTTTACCGGCGGCCGGTATCCGATGCCGCTCACGATTCGCAACGTCGGGACGCTGGCTCTCGAAGGGACGTTGACGACGTCCGACGATGCGCTCTTCAGCACCGATCCGGCAGAGTTCAACATCCCCGTTCGACAGTCGCAGGTGGTGCAGGTCTTCATTCACGCCGAAGAAGACGGCCGGCATGAGGGTCAGTTGACGATAGAGTCGAACGATCCGGATCTGCCCGAGATCGTGATCGATATGGTCGGCGTGACAGGCGCTCCGCCGGTTATGGTTGTCGATCCTCAGGCGATCGAAGACGAACTGGTAACCGGCGACATTCGGGAGTATCCGATCAACATCGCCAACGATGGCGGTGCGCCGCTCTACTGGGAAGCCGAGCATGAGATCATCCGCGAACCGGAAGGCAACCGGCGGCGTGACGCGAACGGGCGTTCACTACGCTCAGCCGACGGTGGCCCGATGCGCGACGATCCGGGCGACCTGATCGCGCAATTCAACCAGCCGCAGGGCGCCGGAGTCAACATCTACTGCTCACCGGTGGGCTACGACCGGGAGAACGACCTGGCGTTCATCACTATCTACAACAGTTCGATCCTCGCGGTCTATACCCATGACGACTACCGGGACTTCCGCGAGGTTCGCCGCTGGCAGGCGACCAATCCGATGGACGGCGGCTTCTACGAGGGCGTGGTTTACATCTGCAACCTGAACCAGCCGACCCAGGTCTGGCGCTTTGACGTGAATGGCAACAACATCGGCAATATGAATGCCGGTATCAATGCCTACGGCATCGCATTCGACCACGAGGAGGGCTGGTGCTTCATCAAGGAGCAGGCTGGTAATCAGCCCGTCCATGTCTATCGGATGGACGGGAACAACCTGGGCCAGCGCATCGGGACGATCAACAACTGGGTGCAGCACGCAGCCAACAATGTGAACGTCTATGCGCTGGAGTGGGTATCGAAGCATCCCGACGGGCAACTCTGGATCGGCCAGGGCGGTCTCAACAACAACGGGAATCAGAACCTCTATCAGGTGCATATCAACACCGAGAACTGGGCGTCCGATGCCGCGGTGTTGAACTTCCCGGCGGGTATTTCGCAGCCTTACGATGCTGCCGCCCACGACGGCTACAATCTCTGGGTCGGCGGCTGGGGTCCCGGCAACATCCGCATCTACGATGACGGCACGACCGAAGCCTACTGGCTCTACTACGATCCATCAGATGGCCGGATCGATCCGGGCGGCGATGCCAACCTGATCGTTACGCTTAACGCCAGCGGCATCCCCGCGGGCGACTATGAAGCCTCGCTCTTCATCAGTTCCAACGATCCTCAGAACGAGGTCGTTGAGGTGTCGATCCGGATGTCCGCGCTTGAGGCGCCGGCTATCAATGGCAATCCGATCCCGAATCCGATTGTAGGCGCCCAGCCGATGGTGTTCCCGCGCACCTATGTCGGGGCGCAGGCGGTGCGGGCGATTGTGATCACCAACACCGGCTCCGGGCGGTTGGATCTCGATCAGGTGGTCATCGACAACGAAGAGGACTTCGAGACCGATCTGAACGCTGCCAGTTTGCAGCCGGGCGAGTCGCTCGAAGGGACGGTAACCTTCCATCCCCAGACGCCGAATGAACGACAGGGACGTCTCACCATCATGTCGAACGCTGAGAACGTTCAGGACGGGACGGTCTGGTGGGACCTCGTCGGAATCGGTCAATTGCCGGCTTCGATTGCGACCCGGCCGGAAGCCGGGGCGACGATCCGGCAGGGGCTGGCTCCGGGAGCCGATCCGGCTTCGCAGCCGCTCTTCATTATGAACGTGGCTGATGAAGGCGGCGAAATGCTCAACTGGCGGATCGAGGTCGATGAGAATCGCGACGACGGAATGGGACGGCGTGACGCCAGCGGACGCGGCCTTAGGAACGCCGACGGGCGCGGCCCGGTGCGCGACAATCCCGGTGATGTGTTGCAGCGCATTCAACTGGCACATCCCGGCAACCTCGGGATGGGCTGGGACGACGAGAACCAGGTCATGTGGACGTCGCATACGGACCAGGCGGCCAACGGCTGGATCAACGGCTACCACTGGAATGGCCAGGAGATCACCGAGACTGAGGAGTTTCGGCCGCAAGGCGGATTCCTGGTGCTCGGGCTGACCTACAATGCCGGCAACATCTATTGCAGCATGTGGGCCAACTCCTGGATTCAGCGCTACAACACCCGTGGTGAATTGCTGCAGACGATCAACACCCCCGCCATTGTGATGGGGACGGCGGTCGATCCGGAGCGCGGGTATCTCTTCTGCATCACCTATCCCAACGTGATCCTCTACGTGCTCGACATCAACGACAACTACCGGGTGGTCCGGGAGATTCAGAACGTGATCGGTCAGGGCGGGAATGCCGACTTCCGCGGACGCCTTACCTGGGTGCCTCAGCACCACGACGGCCACCTCTGGATGTCGTTCTCGTTCCGGGCCTGGCAGTTGAATCTGGACTATGAGGACTGGAGCCTCGACATCGTTCAGGACTTCGCCGCCGACACCGATGTCCGGTCGTTCGGTATCGGGCATGACGGGCATAACCTCTGGTTCGGTCGCAATGGCAACAACAATGCTGCCATTGTCGATGACGGCCGGGGCGAAGGCATCCCGTGGCTCACGGTCGATCCCATGCGGGGTTCGACGGAAGCCGGCGGCGAGACGGAGGTTACGTTAACCTTCGACGCCACCGATCTTGAGCCGGATCAGACCTACGGCGGGACGTTGACGATTCGTTCCAACGACATCCAGAATCCAGCCATAGAGATCAATGTCGAACTCGTAACCGGTGGCTTCGAGCCCGAGCATTTCCAGTGGGTTGAAGGCGAAGCGAACCACAGTCTGCTCGTAACCGAAGCGACGTTTGACGATGCGCCGCTGCCGAGCGGCTGGGAGATCGGCGTCTTCTCGCCGCGTGGAGTCTGCTCGGGTGCCGTGGTCTGGATTCGCGACGGTCAGCCCCATGGCTTCGCGGCTTGGGGAGAAACCGACGGGAACGAGCAGTTGCGGCCCAACGAAGCCATGTCGTTCCGCTTCTGGGACTACAATGCGCAGCGGGAATGGGCTGCTCGTCCGACCATTCAGGAAGGTCCAGCGGTCTATCTGCCGAATGAGTTCACTGCGCTGACGCTTTCGGGCGCGCCGTTCAAGAATCTGCTGGTCCTGTTCAACGCCAACTGGAACCTGATCTCGATCAATGTGACGCCCGACCGTGCGCTCTGGGCACGCGACGAGGGTCCGGACATCATCCGGATGACCAACCAACTGCGCATCGATCAGCAGAACCATCACATTCTGTTGATGAAGAATGAGCGGGGTCAGTTCTACAACCCGCGCTTCGGCTTCAACAACATTCCCTACTGGAACCTGACCGAAGCGTATCAGGTGAAGATGAATGAAGCGGTCGAGACGGTCTGGTCGGGTCAGCCGATCGCACCGGATGCCGATGTCCCGATCGCGACGGGGTGGAACTTCATCGCCTACTTCCCGGACTACCAACTTCGATGTGTTCCGCCTGACTTCTACGCCATCTCGCCGATTCTCAATCATGTTCTTCTTGTGAAGGACGTCAGCGGCCGCTTTGCCAATCCTCGCTTCCGGTTCAGCAACATGAACCCGTGGCGGGAGACGCAGGGCTACCAGATCAAAGTCGATGCCGATGTGACGCTCAACTATCCGGAGCCGCAGGAGCAGCAGTTGGCGGTTCAGCGGACCGGGCGCACGGCGGAGGGTGCTCTGGCCGGACACTGGAGCGATCCAGCGATGACCGGGCACAATATGTCGGTGCTCATCACTTCGATTCGCGGACTGAAACTCGAAGCGGGTGATCAGGTGGCGGCATTCAGCCCCTCGGGCCGGCTGGTTGGACTTGGAACGGCGGTAGATGGTCAGTTCGGTCTGGCGGTGTGGGGCGACGATCCTTCGACGGAAGCGGTCGAAGGCCTGATGCCGGGCGAAGCCTTCTCGCTCAAGGTCTGGTCGTCTCGCGACGACCGGGTCTATGACCTGAATGCGGCGGCGTTGAAGGAAGGCAGCCTCGTCTATGAGATTGACGGGTTTGCGGCACTCGATGTGTCGGCGGTTACGGTTCCGTCTGAGTTCTATCTCGGTCAGAACTATCCAAACCCGTTTAACTCGACGACCCGGCTTGCCTATGGTCTGCCCGAGGCTTCACGCGTTAAGGTGACCGTCTATGACGTCGCCGGCCGCGCGATCGCCAGGGTGCTGGATCGTGAGCAGGTCGCCGGGCACTACACCATCGCGGTGGATGGATCGGGCTTGACGGCAGGCATCTATCTGGTGAAGGTGGAGGCCGGCTCGTTCAGCGCCATCCGCAAGGTGATGCTGGTGAAGTAGTGCAGAATGGTGGCTAAGGGCAGGAATGCCCGATGCCGCTGTGGAAATGTCCGTCCCCCCGGTCGTTACGGCCGGGGGGACGGGTTTTTTTTGAAGATGTGCGATTCCGTCGGAGGATAATGATGTCGGGGGTAGGATGAGCCGCGTAGGGTCGGATTCCGATCCGACCATTGGGGTGGTGGTATCGTGTGTACGATCGAATTGGTATTCGCGCCTGCACTGACAACTACAAATTGCTTCTCATCCAGATCTGTGGATCTAATTGTCAGTAGGTTTTTCTGAACGAAGTGAAGAATCCTGTCTGGATGAGTCCCTTCACTACGTTCAGGGTGACAACAACATCCGCTACCAAGTCACCGATCGTCCCGGACTTCCCTTCTACTTCAATAACACCACCTTTCGCGTCTCCACCCGGTCGCCCTGCTGAAGTCTAACAAGATAGAGGCCGGGCGCTGCAGACGCGGCGTCCCAGACTGTTGTGCCGGTTAGATCGGTAATGTTCAAATACTCGCGGCCGCTGAGGTCGTGAATCGTGAGCCTTCCGGGTGAATCTTGCACCAGGCCAAAGCGAACGGTGAGGGCGGAATTGAAGGGATTGGGATGCAGCGATAGCAATCCAAACTGAGCCGGAAGCGACGACCATTCCCGACCCGCCGCATCCGGCTCAACCACCATCACGTCCCAGCGCACCAAGTCCTGCTCTACCGGATTGGAAAGCCTCCCGGTTACGGAGTGCGCACCGAGGTCGTCAAAGCGCAACAGGATGCTTGCGCTATCGGCTCCGGGCACAGGGAGGCGGTCGTATTGCCATTCATAGCGCATCTCGGGATCATCGTCACTGGGAACGATTCGGAACCTGATCGTATCTCCCGGGGCGACCGTCAGGTTCTCATCGTCAGGCCCGTAACTCCATATCAGCCCGCGGACATCGACGTTCCATATCACTTCATCGGAGAGGTCAGCGATGTAAGCCGTTCCGTTGAGAGCAAATCGTCCGGGGCGATTGAACTGCACCGTAACTTCCGACGCGGTGCCGATCAGTTGCGAATCTACGATAGCCTCCACATCGGAGATGAACCATAGATATTCCAGCGCAATCGGATCGAGTATTGTGGCTACGGAGTCGATTGATAGGGTGAGTTCGGATCCCCGCCGGAGCGGAATGTCGAGTATATCGGGGGTTGCGCGAACGATAAAGAAGTCGTCAACCAATACCTGCCATCTCAGGGAAACCGTGTTGCGGCCGTCAGACACCCGGCATAGAACCTGAGACCACCCAAGGTCATTGAAGGTGATCTCGACTGTGGTGTCGGTTGAGACGGTATCGCGGTCGTGAGTCCAAAGGTAGGATAGTGGGTCGTTCTGCTGATCGACGGCACGGACCAGGAACCGGAGGGTCGTTTCGGGGAGGATAATGAGGTTGGTATCCTGCGGCTCCCAATAGAGAATGAGCGGTTCGAGTCGCTCGGGAATCAGTTTGATCAAGACCCCATCCAAACCCATTGGCACCGGGTGATCGATCGTCCCGACGCCCAGAATCGAATTGTCCTGCCCCCTGATGACCGACCAGAACCTAATGGTGCCGCGCATGAACCGCCCCATAGGATCGTCGAAGGTCCTGCGCCAGGCTTCGACGCCGTCAAAGCCGGTGCGGACCATCTTCAGTTTCGAGACCCGCGCCTGCAGGTCTGCCGATTCTCCGACAATAGCATAGCCTCCGGACTGCGGCGCCAGGATGGACCAACCCTGCTCGAAGGAGGACTCATTCTCCGGTTCGTAACTCTCCATCCATTGCATTTCACCATCAGCGTCGGCGTAGATAAGGAAGAAATTGTCGTATTGCCGGTTGGGAGGGGTGTGGTAGCCGGTGATGGCAAATCCGCCGTCAAAGGTGGCGGTGATGCCGCGCCCGCAGGAGGGTCCGATAGGATAGATTTCGTTCCACAGCATTTCGCCGCGCAGATTGATCTTCATAAACCAGACCTGCAACGGTCCATCAGGACCTCGGCGCGCCATTCCGGTCGCCACGACGCCGCCGTCGGTTTCACGCATAAAGTAGATGTCGCAAAATCCCCCGGGATCGTAGGAGCGGTCCCAGAGCACTTCCCCTTCGCCGTCGATCTGGACCATCCGTCCCAGCCGGTAAGCGCTATTCAGGTGTCCCAGCAGGAGGAACTCACCGCTCTTCAGTTCGATCAGCGAGTGGCAAATGCCGCCGCCATAGACGTTCCACCAGATCTCCTCACCCTCGGCATCGACGAGCAGTGCGGAAAATTCACCATTCAAGGTGCAGCCGACCAGAAAGTCGCCATTCTCCGATTCGATGATAGCCCAGACATTGCCAATCCGGGCGCCATCCTCACCGTAGGTTCTGGACCATATAACCCGGCCATCGTCAGCCACCCGGTTGATCCATAACCGTGCGTCAGCCATGCCGCAGGTTACATAGCCGCCATCAACCGGAGCGTAGATGTCTTCAATCTGCTCCTGACCGCCCATGTCATAGAAGCGAATCCAGTCGATCTGGTTCTGTGCCAGAGCGGGCATCGCAAGCGCCAATACTGCGCAGGATAGAAACACCAATGGTCTCAAGGTCAACCTCATAGTGAACATATCTTTATCGTAGCGGGATGGTCGGATTGGAATCCGACCCTACGCGAATCATTCAGTCAATGAGAAAATTATTATTAGACAGTGCAGCATACAATGTCATCAGTAAGACAGACATTCTTGTCTGTCTTAAGGACAGGCAGGAATGTCTGTCCTACTGGACGATACCACAATATAATGCACTGCTTAATATATAACTGACACAACGATGAAGTCAAAATATACAATCCCAAGCGCATCATCACGAACTGCCAAAACTGACCTGCCGTCCCAACTTCCAGTTCGGATGTCGGGACGGCAGGCTGGGCAAGTAAACGCGCCTTTAGAGACCTCTCTGGAGCGCCATACCGAGTTTGAAGATCGGGAGGTAAATCGTGACGATGATCGAGACCACCACTGCCCCGATGGCGACGATCATCATCGGCTCGATCAGCGAGGTGAGCCGTTCGACGACAGCATCGACCTGCTTGGCGTAAAAGTAAGCCGCCTTGTCGAGCAGTTTGTCCATTTCACCGGTCTCTTCGCCGGTCGCGATCAACTGAATCAGGGTCGGCGGGAAGACGTCGGTCTTCTTCAGCGCCACCGAAATCGCGAAGCCATCCTTGATCAGCATCTTCGACGTCTCAAGCGCCCGCACCATCACCCGGTTGCCGAGCACCCGCTGGACGTGGCCAAGCGACTCGATCACCGGCACGCCCGAGCCGAGCAGAATCCCGAAGGTCTTGGCGAACTTATTCATCTGCGAGTTTTCGACCAGCATCCCGAAGACCGGGAAGTGGAGTTTGATGGTGTCGAAGATGAGTCCGCCCTTCTCGGTCATCGAACTGATCCACATCATGAAGACCGCGACGATGCTGATAGCAAGAAAGGGGATGAAGTTGCGGCTGACGGTCTGCGACAGCGCTACCAGCGCGCGGGTCGGGCCGGGGAGTCGGGCACCGAACTTGGCGTAGATCTCAGCGAACTGCGGCACCACGAAGAGGAGCAGCCCGGAGACGATCGCCATCATAAAGACGAGGACGAAGGTCGGATAGGAGAGCGCCGAGATCACCTTGCGCCGGGTGTCCGCCATCGCTTCGAGGTAGTCCGACAACTCCTCGAGGATGACGTGCAGCGAGCCGGAGATTTCGCCGGCGTGAACCAGCGCGACGTAGAGCCCGTCAAAGACGCCGGGGCTGTTGCCGAGGGCTTCCGACAGCGCCATGCCCTTCTTGATGTCGTTCCCGACCTTGGCAAGGACTTTGCGGAAGCGCGGGTTGCGCTCCTCGATCATAAGGTTGCCGATCGACTTCTCGATCGTCAGACCGGCCGAGAACATCGTCGATAACTGACGCGTGAAGAAGACCAGCGTGTTGAGCGGGATGAACTGCCGGATCTTGTCGATGCGCGTTTGGATCTGCTCATAGACTGGCGGCAGCGCCGCGTCGCCGACGGCGGTGCGGACTTCGCGCAGAGACACCACTTTGAAGCCCTTTTTGGAGAGGGTCTGCATGGCGGCGTCGAGGTTGGCAGCCCGGATGCGGTCTTCGCGCCGGATGCCTTTGGCGTCAGTAACGACGTATTGGAAATTGGGCATAGGGTGCTGCTCTCTATTGGGCAGTTAGTAACTTTCGGTGTCATTCCCGCACAGGCGGGAATCCAGTAAGTCCTCATCATTCCAGCAAAAGCCGGAATCCAATCTGCATGTCATTCCCGCGCAGGCGGGAATCTTATTCCAGTGCTGTCAGGTATCCATAACTGTCAGCACAGAAATATATTTACCGACAACATCCCTTCTTGCACAGGATCATCTTGCCGAGTCCCATTCCGATTCGGAAACTCCGGCTTG
Coding sequences within:
- a CDS encoding choice-of-anchor D domain-containing protein produces the protein GHNLWVGGWGPGNIRIYDDGTTEAYWLIYDISSGTVESGADQNVIVTLDATGALDGDYEADMIIDSNAPNDPQILVNVRLSVQGAPDIEVSWDIGQDENLIDWNRYHRDLFTGGRYIVPVTIANTGTLALNIGSITSDNEFFLSDPDQLVIAARDEAVVNFIIAAREDGRHEGTMTIASDDPDEPEVVINLLGVTEAPPQIVVDPQMIEDDLNTGQTAEHVINIANDGAAPLFWEIDHEVIQEPDGGLRRDANGRALRNADGAPRRDPAGDLVAQFNGPNVVNQYWSPIGYDRDNDLVYLSSYSTSLIVVYTHNNYRDFQEVRRWAMPNPMDGCWMDGVLYANQHGQMFLHRWDANGNNLGNFNVGFQFYGVAADQENRRMFFREQVGPNYDIRVHQVDDNGNLGQRIGSISNWIPMMENNFIPYQIEWVFKHPEGQLWASNGNMRLNQIQINEDNWQAVRRVVSFPNGGANQAYDAVVHDGHHLWQGGFALNNFRIYEDGVTEVYWLGYDPKEGSIEAGGDVNVIVTLNAVGALDGRHEAVMNIRSNDPDDGVVQVSVILDVSGASDIELEWAIGQDANLIDFNRYHRDLFTGGRYPMPLTIRNVGTLALEGTLTTSDDALFSTDPAEFNIPVRQSQVVQVFIHAEEDGRHEGQLTIESNDPDLPEIVIDMVGVTGAPPVMVVDPQAIEDELVTGDIREYPINIANDGGAPLYWEAEHEIIREPEGNRRRDANGRSLRSADGGPMRDDPGDLIAQFNQPQGAGVNIYCSPVGYDRENDLAFITIYNSSILAVYTHDDYRDFREVRRWQATNPMDGGFYEGVVYICNLNQPTQVWRFDVNGNNIGNMNAGINAYGIAFDHEEGWCFIKEQAGNQPVHVYRMDGNNLGQRIGTINNWVQHAANNVNVYALEWVSKHPDGQLWIGQGGLNNNGNQNLYQVHINTENWASDAAVLNFPAGISQPYDAAAHDGYNLWVGGWGPGNIRIYDDGTTEAYWLYYDPSDGRIDPGGDANLIVTLNASGIPAGDYEASLFISSNDPQNEVVEVSIRMSALEAPAINGNPIPNPIVGAQPMVFPRTYVGAQAVRAIVITNTGSGRLDLDQVVIDNEEDFETDLNAASLQPGESLEGTVTFHPQTPNERQGRLTIMSNAENVQDGTVWWDLVGIGQLPASIATRPEAGATIRQGLAPGADPASQPLFIMNVADEGGEMLNWRIEVDENRDDGMGRRDASGRGLRNADGRGPVRDNPGDVLQRIQLAHPGNLGMGWDDENQVMWTSHTDQAANGWINGYHWNGQEITETEEFRPQGGFLVLGLTYNAGNIYCSMWANSWIQRYNTRGELLQTINTPAIVMGTAVDPERGYLFCITYPNVILYVLDINDNYRVVREIQNVIGQGGNADFRGRLTWVPQHHDGHLWMSFSFRAWQLNLDYEDWSLDIVQDFAADTDVRSFGIGHDGHNLWFGRNGNNNAAIVDDGRGEGIPWLTVDPMRGSTEAGGETEVTLTFDATDLEPDQTYGGTLTIRSNDIQNPAIEINVELVTGGFEPEHFQWVEGEANHSLLVTEATFDDAPLPSGWEIGVFSPRGVCSGAVVWIRDGQPHGFAAWGETDGNEQLRPNEAMSFRFWDYNAQREWAARPTIQEGPAVYLPNEFTALTLSGAPFKNLLVLFNANWNLISINVTPDRALWARDEGPDIIRMTNQLRIDQQNHHILLMKNERGQFYNPRFGFNNIPYWNLTEAYQVKMNEAVETVWSGQPIAPDADVPIATGWNFIAYFPDYQLRCVPPDFYAISPILNHVLLVKDVSGRFANPRFRFSNMNPWRETQGYQIKVDADVTLNYPEPQEQQLAVQRTGRTAEGALAGHWSDPAMTGHNMSVLITSIRGLKLEAGDQVAAFSPSGRLVGLGTAVDGQFGLAVWGDDPSTEAVEGLMPGEAFSLKVWSSRDDRVYDLNAAALKEGSLVYEIDGFAALDVSAVTVPSEFYLGQNYPNPFNSTTRLAYGLPEASRVKVTVYDVAGRAIARVLDREQVAGHYTIAVDGSGLTAGIYLVKVEAGSFSAIRKVMLVK
- a CDS encoding T9SS type A sorting domain-containing protein, with the protein product MFTMRLTLRPLVFLSCAVLALAMPALAQNQIDWIRFYDMGGQEQIEDIYAPVDGGYVTCGMADARLWINRVADDGRVIWSRTYGEDGARIGNVWAIIESENGDFLVGCTLNGEFSALLVDAEGEEIWWNVYGGGICHSLIELKSGEFLLLGHLNSAYRLGRMVQIDGEGEVLWDRSYDPGGFCDIYFMRETDGGVVATGMARRGPDGPLQVWFMKINLRGEMLWNEIYPIGPSCGRGITATFDGGFAITGYHTPPNRQYDNFFLIYADADGEMQWMESYEPENESSFEQGWSILAPQSGGYAIVGESADLQARVSKLKMVRTGFDGVEAWRRTFDDPMGRFMRGTIRFWSVIRGQDNSILGVGTIDHPVPMGLDGVLIKLIPERLEPLILYWEPQDTNLIILPETTLRFLVRAVDQQNDPLSYLWTHDRDTVSTDTTVEITFNDLGWSQVLCRVSDGRNTVSLRWQVLVDDFFIVRATPDILDIPLRRGSELTLSIDSVATILDPIALEYLWFISDVEAIVDSQLIGTASEVTVQFNRPGRFALNGTAYIADLSDEVIWNVDVRGLIWSYGPDDENLTVAPGDTIRFRIVPSDDDPEMRYEWQYDRLPVPGADSASILLRFDDLGAHSVTGRLSNPVEQDLVRWDVMVVEPDAAGREWSSLPAQFGLLSLHPNPFNSALTVRFGLVQDSPGRLTIHDLSGREYLNITDLTGTTVWDAASAAPGLYLVRLQQGDRVETRKVVLLK
- a CDS encoding type II secretion system F family protein; the protein is MPNFQYVVTDAKGIRREDRIRAANLDAAMQTLSKKGFKVVSLREVRTAVGDAALPPVYEQIQTRIDKIRQFIPLNTLVFFTRQLSTMFSAGLTIEKSIGNLMIEERNPRFRKVLAKVGNDIKKGMALSEALGNSPGVFDGLYVALVHAGEISGSLHVILEELSDYLEAMADTRRKVISALSYPTFVLVFMMAIVSGLLLFVVPQFAEIYAKFGARLPGPTRALVALSQTVSRNFIPFLAISIVAVFMMWISSMTEKGGLIFDTIKLHFPVFGMLVENSQMNKFAKTFGILLGSGVPVIESLGHVQRVLGNRVMVRALETSKMLIKDGFAISVALKKTDVFPPTLIQLIATGEETGEMDKLLDKAAYFYAKQVDAVVERLTSLIEPMMIVAIGAVVVSIIVTIYLPIFKLGMALQRGL